Proteins from one Cicer arietinum cultivar CDC Frontier isolate Library 1 chromosome 3, Cicar.CDCFrontier_v2.0, whole genome shotgun sequence genomic window:
- the LOC101509707 gene encoding F-box/kelch-repeat protein At3g23880-like yields the protein MSNPPAKSRAQPAIAASPVIIPDELIPEVLSFANVKTLMKMKCVCKSWKSIISDPEFLKLHLKRSALRPHLTLFLSKSRLDGDNNVVPFPVSRLIENPLITLPDDQDSRLKDKDCRYVIGSCNGLLCLLGYSSTAAYREIWLRFWNPAVGKISYKLGYFVDNVLGLYTHFKFAFGYDISSETYKVVLLVLDEARNSTEVRVFSLGHNVWRTIQNFPAVPLPFRYSHPGVHDGVYLNGSLNWLALHSNFRSVGSYGWKNINNVKEFVIISLDLGTETYRQLMPPRGFDEVSPVEPSVCVLMDCLCFCNDFKRSEFVIWQMKIFGVEESWTQLLKISYQNLQRHHNFVDSQYSQWLPLHLSDHSGTLILVNNQERQAFLYNLRDNSVVRTRITDEIHWFSAKVYVESFVSDNLNLKIYNPNFRHINPY from the coding sequence ATGAGTAATCCTCCAGCTAAATCGCGTGCTCAGCCAGCCATCGCGGCGTCGCCGGTAATCATCCCTGATGAACTTATACCTGAAGTGCTTTCTTTTGCTAATGTGAAAActcttatgaaaatgaagtgtGTTTGCAAGTCTTGGAAATCTATAATTTCTGATCCTGAATTTTTGAAACTGCATCTTAAGAGATCGGCATTAAGGCCTCACTTGACACTGTTTTTGAGTAAGTCACGGCTTGATGGGGATAACAATGTTGTACCTTTTCCTGTGAGCCGTTTAATCGAGAATCCGTTGATTACGCTTCCCGATGATCAGGATTCTCGATTGAAGGATAAGGATTGTCGTTATGTTATTGGATCTTGCAATGGATTACTTTGTTTGCTCGGTTATTCTTCCACCGCTGCATATCGAGAGATCTGGCTTCGGTTTTGGAACCCTGCGGTGGGTAAAATTTCGTATAAATTAGGGTATTTTGTTGATAATGTTTTGGGGCTGTATACCCATTTCAAGTTTGCATTTGGTTATGATATTTCATCGGAAACTTATAAGGTTGTGCTGTTAGTTTTGGATGAAGCGCGAAATAGTACCGAGGTGCGAGTTTTTAGTTTGGGTCATAATGTTTGGAGAACTATTCAAAATTTTCCTGCGGTTCCTCTTCCTTTTCGGTATTCTCATCCTGGTGTGCATGATGGTGTGTATTTGAATGGTAGTCTTAATTGGTTGGCCCTTCATAGTAACTTCCGTTCTGTTGGTTCTTATGGTTGGaagaatattaataatgttaagGAGTTTGTGATTATTTCACTTGATTTGGGAACTGAGACTTACAGACAGTTGATGCCTCCTCGTGGTTTTGATGAAGTGTCACCTGTTGAGCCATCTGTATGTGTATTGATGGACTGCCTTTGCTTTTGTAATGATTTTAAAAGGTCTGAATTTGTCATATGGCAGATGAAGATATTTGGAGTTGAAGAGTCTTGGACTCAACTCCTAAAAATTAGTTATCAGAATCTTCAGAGACATCATAACTTTGTTGACTCACAATATTCTCAATGGTTGCCATTGCACCTTTCTGATCACAGtggtacattgatattggtgaACAATCAAGAGCGACAAGCATTTCTCTATAATTTGAGGGATAATAGTGTAGTGCGGACTAGAATTACTGATGAAATACATTGGTTCTCTGCTAAGGTTTATGTTGAAAGCTTTGTTTCTgacaatttgaatttgaaa